The Solibacillus sp. FSL W7-1436 genome window below encodes:
- the hprK gene encoding HPr(Ser) kinase/phosphatase — MIQVIAKDVMEKFNLELISGEAGVGRYITTSDISRPGLEMAGYFTHYPADRVQLLGKTELSFFEMLPEKEKRSRMKQLCSDETPAIIISRGLDVPQELIDASNENHVPVLVTKLTTTRFSSRLTNFLESKLAPTTAIHGVLVDVYGIGVLIIGKSGVGKSETALELVKKGHRLVADDSVEIRQEGENMLVGFPPPLLEHLLEIRGIGIIDIMTLFGASAVRPYKRITLIIELETWDPDKFYDRLGLDEEKMKIIDSEVTKLTIPVQPGRNVSVIIEVAAMNYRLKKMGVNAAEEFSRRLDDMLVPNDEIDDY; from the coding sequence ATGATTCAAGTAATTGCGAAAGATGTTATGGAAAAGTTTAATTTGGAGCTGATCAGTGGGGAAGCTGGTGTTGGACGATACATAACGACGAGTGATATATCCCGCCCAGGTTTGGAAATGGCCGGCTATTTTACACATTATCCAGCTGACCGTGTTCAGCTGTTAGGTAAAACAGAGCTCTCGTTTTTTGAAATGTTGCCTGAAAAGGAAAAAAGAAGCCGGATGAAGCAGCTTTGTTCGGATGAAACACCTGCGATTATTATTTCGCGCGGTTTGGACGTGCCTCAGGAACTGATCGATGCATCGAATGAAAATCATGTCCCTGTGCTCGTTACGAAGCTGACTACTACTAGATTTTCGAGCCGACTGACGAACTTTTTGGAGAGCAAGCTTGCGCCGACAACTGCCATTCATGGTGTTCTTGTTGATGTATATGGCATTGGTGTTCTTATTATTGGGAAAAGTGGTGTCGGTAAAAGTGAGACGGCACTCGAGCTTGTAAAAAAAGGGCATCGGTTAGTGGCAGATGATAGTGTGGAAATTCGTCAGGAAGGCGAAAACATGCTCGTTGGATTCCCGCCTCCATTATTGGAACATCTGCTGGAAATTCGCGGTATTGGAATCATCGATATTATGACACTGTTCGGTGCAAGTGCGGTGCGCCCGTACAAGCGTATTACATTAATAATAGAGCTTGAAACATGGGATCCGGATAAGTTTTATGATCGTCTAGGGCTGGATGAGGAGAAGATGAAAATTATTGATTCAGAAGTAACGAAGCTGACAATTCCAGTTCAGCCAGGACGAAATGTATCGGTAATTATTGAAGTAGCTGCGATGAACTACCGTCTGAAGAAAATGGGCGTCAATGCAGCGGAGGAATTTTCACGTCGTCTGGACGATATGCTTGTTCCGAATGATGAAATAGACGATTATTAA
- a CDS encoding fatty acid--CoA ligase family protein: MNLVEKVRQQAFEQPEKTAYYFLGKGTSYGELEQSVARFAAALEDLGVKKGDHIALLLGNTPHFIISLYASMRIGAVAIPINPIYTADEISYIIQNGDVKAVIALDLLLPLVEAGVHRFPQVEQYIICETTEDIGEKYAALSDGAKEKTKLFSQVLATTARTTDPVEVAPDDTAIILYTSGTTGHPKGAMLTHNNLFSNARDIGDYLKMTSEDRVVATLPVFHVFALTVVVNSPLTRGATILLAPRFSPGEIFELISAYKATVFAGVPTMYNFLYQYDKADVAAFSTVRMAISGGASLPVSLLHNFEQKFNVRISEGYGLSEASPVTCFNPTDRERKPGSIGQSISNVENKVVDENGDEVGVGEVGELIVRGPNVMKGYYNMPEETAVAIRDGWLYTGDLARKDEEGYFYIVDRKKDMIIVGGYNVYPREVEEVLFSHEGIVEAAVVGFPDPDFGEAVHAYVVLKDPTLTIEAIREFCADRIVKYKVPTVIEVLDELPKNTTGKILRRSLKEIART, encoded by the coding sequence TTGAATTTAGTTGAAAAGGTAAGACAACAAGCTTTCGAACAACCAGAAAAAACAGCGTACTACTTTTTAGGTAAAGGCACATCTTACGGTGAACTGGAGCAATCGGTTGCACGCTTTGCAGCTGCTTTGGAAGATTTAGGTGTAAAAAAGGGCGACCATATTGCGTTATTATTAGGAAATACACCGCATTTCATCATTAGTTTATACGCGTCAATGCGTATTGGTGCTGTGGCAATTCCGATTAATCCAATCTATACAGCAGATGAAATTTCATACATTATCCAAAATGGTGATGTAAAAGCTGTCATCGCACTTGATTTATTATTACCGCTTGTGGAAGCAGGGGTGCATAGATTCCCGCAAGTAGAACAATATATCATTTGCGAAACGACAGAAGACATCGGCGAAAAATATGCCGCGCTTTCAGATGGTGCAAAAGAAAAGACGAAGCTGTTTTCACAAGTTTTAGCAACAACAGCACGTACAACGGATCCTGTAGAAGTCGCGCCGGATGATACGGCCATTATTCTATATACGTCCGGTACGACAGGTCATCCGAAAGGTGCCATGCTGACACATAATAATTTATTCTCAAATGCCAGAGATATTGGCGATTACTTAAAAATGACATCCGAAGACCGTGTTGTGGCAACATTGCCGGTTTTCCATGTGTTTGCATTAACGGTAGTTGTCAATTCACCGTTAACAAGAGGAGCTACGATTTTGTTGGCGCCACGATTTAGTCCGGGAGAAATTTTCGAATTGATTTCGGCTTATAAAGCGACGGTATTTGCTGGCGTTCCGACGATGTATAATTTCCTTTATCAATATGACAAAGCGGATGTTGCTGCATTTTCTACAGTTCGTATGGCGATTTCAGGTGGTGCTTCATTACCTGTATCATTGCTGCACAACTTTGAGCAAAAGTTCAATGTACGAATTTCTGAAGGATACGGCTTATCGGAAGCTTCGCCGGTTACTTGTTTCAACCCGACAGACCGTGAGCGTAAACCAGGCTCAATCGGACAGTCGATCAGCAATGTAGAAAATAAAGTGGTCGATGAAAATGGCGATGAAGTGGGCGTTGGTGAAGTAGGCGAGCTGATCGTACGCGGTCCGAATGTCATGAAAGGCTACTACAACATGCCGGAAGAAACTGCTGTAGCGATTCGCGACGGCTGGTTATATACAGGTGACTTGGCAAGAAAAGACGAGGAAGGTTACTTCTACATCGTCGACCGCAAAAAGGATATGATAATTGTAGGCGGTTACAATGTTTATCCTCGTGAAGTGGAAGAGGTATTGTTCTCGCATGAAGGGATTGTGGAAGCGGCTGTCGTAGGCTTCCCGGATCCGGATTTCGGTGAGGCGGTACATGCTTACGTTGTGTTGAAGGATCCGACTTTAACTATCGAAGCGATTCGCGAGTTCTGTGCAGACCGTATTGTGAAATACAAAGTGCCGACTGTTATTGAAGTTTTGGACGAGCTTCCGAAAAACACAACAGGTAAAATTCTGCGCCGTTCTTTAAAAGAAATCGCAAGAACATAA
- a CDS encoding YitT family protein, whose amino-acid sequence MTYSSQSSVKNSVMEYVFVIVGAAVIAFGFNVFLFPNQVASGGVSGISTILHGIFGWNAGIVQYAFNIPLFIAGVLVLGKKFGIKSFIGTIALPFFVILTESWDPWTLNPLLGAIFGGIVVGLGIGLVFKGNASTGGTDLLAQIITKYTGLTLGTSVLFIDGLIAVSAAIVFDLEKGLYALIGLYVTTKTIDIVQLGFSQSKMVYIITQKETDVRDAIYKEINRGITRLPAFGGYTGEERPVLMVVVYQTEFTRLKQVLKTVDPQAFVIVSDAYEVLGEGFKKV is encoded by the coding sequence ATGACATATAGCTCACAGAGTTCAGTGAAAAACAGTGTTATGGAATATGTATTTGTCATTGTCGGCGCAGCGGTCATTGCGTTCGGCTTTAATGTGTTTTTATTTCCAAACCAGGTCGCATCCGGCGGAGTAAGCGGAATCAGTACAATTTTGCATGGCATATTCGGATGGAATGCCGGGATTGTTCAGTATGCATTCAATATTCCTTTATTTATAGCAGGTGTGCTTGTACTAGGGAAAAAGTTCGGCATTAAATCCTTTATTGGTACGATTGCCCTTCCTTTCTTCGTTATATTAACGGAGAGCTGGGATCCTTGGACGCTGAACCCGTTATTGGGGGCTATTTTTGGCGGGATTGTTGTCGGTTTAGGGATAGGTCTTGTTTTTAAAGGGAATGCTTCAACTGGCGGGACGGATTTGCTTGCTCAGATTATTACGAAATATACAGGCTTAACATTAGGGACAAGTGTATTGTTCATCGATGGTCTGATTGCGGTCAGTGCTGCCATTGTGTTTGACCTTGAAAAAGGACTGTATGCGTTAATTGGTCTATATGTCACGACAAAAACGATTGATATTGTACAGCTAGGTTTCAGCCAATCAAAAATGGTTTACATTATTACACAAAAAGAAACGGATGTGCGCGATGCGATTTATAAAGAGATCAATCGCGGGATTACAAGGCTTCCGGCATTTGGCGGATATACAGGTGAGGAGCGTCCGGTATTAATGGTCGTTGTTTACCAAACCGAGTTCACAAGGTTGAAACAAGTATTGAAAACCGTTGACCCTCAAGCGTTTGTCATCGTTTCGGACGCATATGAAGTACTGGGCGAAGGTTTCAAAAAAGTATAA
- the cccB gene encoding cytochrome c551 yields MKKSLLTLVFGSVIFLAACGGDDSASNGETAEIDGKSVVQQSCATCHGGQLQGGNAPALNQLGAKYSEEEILDIILNGKDRMPPGIVKGEKAEAAAEYLSTLK; encoded by the coding sequence ATGAAAAAGAGTTTACTTACATTAGTTTTCGGTTCAGTAATTTTCCTTGCTGCATGCGGTGGAGATGATTCGGCTTCAAACGGCGAAACAGCTGAAATCGACGGGAAAAGTGTTGTACAGCAATCATGCGCAACATGCCATGGCGGTCAATTACAAGGCGGCAATGCGCCAGCGTTGAATCAATTAGGGGCTAAGTATTCGGAAGAAGAGATTTTGGATATTATTTTAAATGGTAAAGACCGTATGCCTCCTGGGATTGTAAAAGGCGAAAAAGCGGAAGCAGCTGCAGAGTATTTATCAACATTAAAGTAA
- a CDS encoding enoyl-CoA hydratase-related protein: MNTVKYEQKDFIAYVTLDRPDMLNAFNYEMLEQLRNVIESIQIHPDIRLVIITGSGDKAFSVGADLKERKTLPDTLVKRNLNRFGEVFTLIEQLPQPTICVLNGYAFGGGLELALACDFRIAAETVSLGLTETGLGIIPGAGGTQRLPRLIGEAKALELILTAKRMTAHEALDYGVVTKVAPVESLHEVTADFAALILRNAPIAIQQAKFAVKQGMKTDIQTGLQIERKAYELTIPTEDRIEALNAFAEKRTPQFKGR; the protein is encoded by the coding sequence GTGAACACTGTAAAATACGAGCAAAAAGACTTTATTGCATATGTAACACTTGATCGCCCCGATATGTTAAACGCTTTTAATTATGAAATGCTGGAACAATTACGCAATGTTATTGAATCCATTCAAATCCACCCTGATATTCGACTTGTCATCATTACAGGTTCCGGTGATAAAGCCTTTTCGGTTGGTGCGGACTTAAAAGAACGAAAAACTTTGCCGGATACACTGGTGAAACGTAACTTAAACCGGTTCGGGGAAGTATTCACGCTCATTGAGCAACTACCGCAACCGACGATTTGTGTATTAAATGGCTATGCCTTTGGTGGCGGGTTAGAGCTTGCACTTGCTTGCGATTTCCGTATAGCGGCTGAAACGGTTTCCCTCGGCTTAACGGAAACAGGCTTAGGCATCATTCCGGGAGCTGGCGGAACACAGCGACTGCCGCGCTTAATCGGTGAAGCAAAAGCATTGGAGCTTATTTTGACAGCAAAACGAATGACAGCGCATGAAGCACTTGATTATGGTGTCGTTACAAAAGTGGCACCGGTCGAAAGTTTACATGAAGTGACGGCCGACTTTGCCGCACTTATTTTACGCAATGCGCCAATTGCCATCCAGCAGGCTAAATTTGCTGTAAAACAAGGGATGAAAACAGATATTCAAACGGGCCTTCAAATTGAACGAAAAGCCTATGAACTGACGATTCCTACCGAAGACCGCATTGAAGCACTGAATGCCTTTGCCGAAAAAAGAACTCCACAGTTTAAAGGAAGATAA
- a CDS encoding EAL and HDOD domain-containing protein, protein MEVFVGRQPIFNRHEEIVAYELLYRNNYTNQFPNIDADTATVELLINSFLSIGIKEVANGKPSFINFTETLIMQESVDFIEHGQIVIEILEDIPITMALIERLKQLKNAGNKIALDDFVVNEEVLIYDELFRHIDYIKIDFLHTGENERAAIENTIKKKFPHIKLLAEKVETREQYEIAKESGYFLFQGYFFEKPQILTATDIPANLFQYFQIISLLRDDEANINVLANNIEREISLSYRLLKLINGSSRRSKTKVRSIKQAILLLGLTELRRWIYLLAMRESDVKRNNDVFQELMYASLFRAKACEKIARLNYKKNFSEYFLVGLFSLIDSLLKRPMNAIVTQLPLSETILETISGEHTEMTPYLQLAASLRKLDWENAVPLARQLNIPVDGLLPIYEEVKAWVDEALIIQ, encoded by the coding sequence ATGGAAGTATTTGTTGGGCGACAACCTATATTTAACAGACATGAAGAAATCGTAGCTTATGAGTTGTTGTATCGAAATAATTACACCAACCAGTTTCCGAATATTGATGCAGATACAGCAACCGTTGAGCTGCTAATCAATTCATTTCTTTCAATCGGCATTAAAGAAGTAGCCAATGGAAAGCCATCATTCATTAATTTTACGGAAACCCTGATTATGCAGGAGTCAGTGGATTTTATTGAGCATGGACAAATTGTCATTGAAATATTGGAAGATATTCCGATTACAATGGCGTTAATCGAACGGCTTAAACAATTAAAAAATGCGGGAAATAAAATTGCGCTTGATGATTTTGTCGTTAATGAAGAAGTTCTGATCTATGATGAGCTCTTTCGGCACATTGATTATATAAAAATCGATTTTTTACATACAGGTGAAAATGAGAGAGCGGCAATTGAAAATACGATAAAAAAGAAATTTCCTCATATTAAACTATTGGCAGAAAAAGTGGAAACGCGTGAGCAGTATGAAATAGCCAAAGAATCGGGGTATTTCTTGTTTCAAGGCTACTTTTTTGAAAAACCCCAAATACTGACGGCTACTGATATACCGGCAAACCTGTTTCAATATTTCCAGATCATCTCATTGTTGCGGGATGATGAAGCAAATATAAATGTATTGGCAAACAATATTGAACGGGAAATTTCATTATCCTACCGGTTGCTCAAATTAATCAATGGTTCGTCAAGACGTTCGAAAACGAAAGTCCGCTCGATTAAGCAGGCTATTTTATTGCTAGGGTTAACGGAGTTGCGGAGATGGATATATTTACTGGCGATGCGTGAATCTGACGTGAAGCGAAATAACGATGTATTTCAGGAGTTAATGTATGCATCCTTGTTCCGAGCAAAAGCATGTGAAAAAATTGCCCGCCTTAATTACAAAAAGAATTTCTCTGAGTATTTTTTAGTTGGTCTGTTTTCATTGATCGATTCCTTATTAAAACGCCCGATGAATGCAATCGTTACACAATTGCCGCTATCGGAAACGATTTTGGAAACAATCTCCGGTGAACATACGGAGATGACGCCGTATTTACAGCTTGCTGCTTCATTAAGGAAATTGGACTGGGAAAATGCTGTACCTTTAGCACGGCAATTAAACATACCTGTCGACGGGCTTCTGCCGATTTATGAAGAAGTGAAAGCATGGGTTGATGAAGCATTAATAATCCAATAA
- a CDS encoding ABC transporter permease, translating into MTFLQFAYRNVFRNFRNYAAFFMASFFSVFVFFIYSMLMFHPEIERGFLGEVSIAGMVFAEVVLVLFSWFFIFYSMRAFLEARSKEFAILLHLGMDRNQLGKLVIIETMTIGIFSCISGIVFGFAFSKFFFMIVREILNLNALPLYLSWEPFVLTLFVYLSAFVVISTLSILFTPDIKIRNFIRGPKFVDAAVSYSKRNAILGIILILCGYGLALITTKSSIFSYTLLIPVFVTLGTYYFFSDTTLYIIDRLKGHKQFYWKRARMLAIAEQVQILRFNSRMFFIVTLVSTLAFLTVGVLSAMSSYTSQYDKINPIGLIYKGEIDNPYEIEHILSVIDELEYNGISYHMTRFTVMRQTSSYTSNPVEVFRETDINHLLFSYKYPLVNLKSGEAMFIPYSEDSIEKLEKTEVKTVLKENNVDLTINSVYPKMFFPTAIISSNSIIISDEDFEKLTNEFEMAPYVEPGYHLFTFDIPNWTETENIGIDIQQMVARDYLINSEYTLPFYFENAGLNYSYILATYSLLTLIGILVVAVFLLASGSFVYFKIYANLDREKKQFDMLVKVGLSGKELKRLITRNLMIQFFLPWGLAFVHSAFAFYVVQTVLNDVMNLSIVKEVVFSFTMFALIQIVYFFLIRWRYISHVRG; encoded by the coding sequence GTGACTTTTCTTCAATTCGCTTACCGTAACGTTTTCCGGAACTTCCGTAATTACGCCGCCTTTTTTATGGCCAGCTTTTTCAGTGTTTTTGTGTTCTTTATTTATTCGATGCTTATGTTTCATCCTGAAATCGAACGTGGTTTTTTAGGGGAAGTATCGATCGCCGGAATGGTTTTTGCGGAAGTCGTTCTCGTGCTGTTTTCTTGGTTTTTTATTTTTTACTCGATGCGTGCCTTTTTGGAGGCGCGTTCTAAAGAGTTTGCGATATTGCTTCATCTCGGGATGGACCGGAATCAGTTAGGGAAACTGGTAATTATCGAAACGATGACGATCGGGATCTTTTCATGTATTTCCGGAATTGTTTTTGGATTCGCATTTTCAAAGTTTTTCTTTATGATTGTCCGTGAAATTTTGAATTTAAATGCGTTGCCGCTCTATTTGTCATGGGAGCCGTTTGTGCTGACATTATTCGTATATTTGAGCGCATTTGTTGTGATCTCGACATTGAGCATCCTGTTTACGCCGGACATTAAAATACGGAATTTTATAAGAGGCCCAAAGTTTGTGGATGCCGCAGTGTCCTATTCAAAACGTAATGCCATTTTAGGAATAATCCTTATTTTATGTGGCTACGGTCTTGCACTCATTACAACGAAGTCTTCTATTTTTTCATATACATTGCTGATTCCTGTTTTCGTGACATTGGGAACGTATTATTTCTTTTCGGATACGACTCTTTATATTATTGACCGGCTGAAGGGGCACAAGCAGTTTTACTGGAAACGGGCACGCATGCTGGCAATCGCCGAACAAGTGCAGATTTTACGTTTCAATTCACGCATGTTTTTCATTGTGACCCTCGTCTCGACACTTGCCTTTTTAACGGTCGGTGTTTTATCGGCGATGTCTTCGTATACATCACAGTATGACAAGATTAATCCAATCGGCCTCATATATAAAGGGGAAATCGATAATCCTTACGAAATCGAACATATTTTATCCGTAATCGATGAGCTTGAGTACAACGGCATCAGTTATCATATGACGCGCTTTACGGTCATGCGCCAAACATCATCGTATACATCGAATCCGGTGGAAGTTTTCCGGGAAACGGATATTAACCATCTGCTGTTTTCGTATAAATATCCTCTCGTGAATTTAAAAAGTGGGGAAGCAATGTTTATCCCTTATTCGGAAGATTCGATCGAAAAGCTGGAGAAAACGGAAGTAAAGACAGTGCTGAAGGAAAATAATGTAGACCTGACGATCAACAGTGTGTACCCGAAAATGTTTTTCCCGACGGCTATTATAAGCAGCAACTCCATCATTATTAGTGATGAAGACTTTGAAAAGCTGACAAATGAGTTTGAAATGGCCCCGTATGTCGAGCCTGGTTATCATCTATTTACATTTGATATCCCTAACTGGACCGAAACGGAAAATATCGGAATCGATATTCAGCAGATGGTTGCCCGCGATTATCTGATCAACAGTGAATATACGTTGCCGTTTTACTTTGAAAATGCCGGATTAAATTATTCTTATATATTAGCTACGTATTCTTTATTAACACTCATCGGTATATTGGTAGTAGCTGTGTTTCTACTTGCATCAGGAAGTTTCGTTTATTTTAAAATTTACGCGAACTTGGACCGGGAGAAAAAGCAGTTTGATATGCTCGTTAAAGTAGGGTTAAGCGGTAAGGAGCTGAAGCGTCTCATTACGAGAAATTTAATGATTCAATTTTTCCTGCCATGGGGATTAGCCTTTGTGCATAGTGCGTTTGCGTTCTATGTGGTGCAAACCGTATTGAATGATGTCATGAATTTATCGATTGTAAAAGAAGTTGTATTTTCGTTTACAATGTTTGCCCTTATCCAAATCGTCTACTTTTTCCTAATCCGCTGGCGCTATATTTCACATGTGCGCGGGTGA
- the lgt gene encoding prolipoprotein diacylglyceryl transferase, translated as MVTNLLAINPVAFHLGPIPVNWYGIIIGVGILIAYFLAQKESVRRGLDPEFFADLLIWAIPISILSARVYYVVMKWDYYSQHPGSIIQIWNGGIAIHGALIGAFITAYIFTKKRKVSFLKLADIAAPSILVGQIIGRWGNFVNQEAYGGPVSREFLEGLFLPNWLIEQMYIREDGNYVHPTFLYESLWNVVGLIILLFARKLNWRRGEMFFFYLIWYSIGRFYIEGLRTDSLYLIGDLRSAQVVSIIGIAVGIIAIVYRRMKVKPVIHYLDEEKPAATKNNSKNKKSKKK; from the coding sequence ATGGTTACAAATTTATTAGCAATTAACCCGGTAGCATTCCACTTAGGACCGATACCGGTAAACTGGTACGGAATCATTATCGGGGTCGGGATTCTCATTGCCTACTTCCTGGCACAAAAAGAATCGGTCCGCCGTGGGTTGGATCCGGAATTTTTCGCCGACCTGCTCATTTGGGCAATTCCGATCTCTATCCTGTCAGCCCGTGTATATTACGTTGTGATGAAGTGGGACTACTATAGCCAGCATCCAGGCAGTATCATTCAAATCTGGAATGGCGGTATTGCGATTCACGGTGCATTAATCGGGGCGTTCATTACAGCATACATATTTACGAAAAAGCGCAAAGTGAGCTTCCTGAAACTGGCCGATATTGCAGCACCGAGTATTCTTGTTGGTCAGATTATTGGACGGTGGGGCAACTTCGTGAACCAGGAAGCGTATGGTGGTCCTGTATCAAGGGAATTTTTGGAAGGCCTATTTTTACCAAACTGGCTGATTGAACAAATGTACATCCGGGAAGACGGAAACTATGTACATCCGACTTTCTTATATGAATCATTATGGAATGTGGTCGGTTTAATCATCTTGCTATTTGCCCGCAAATTAAACTGGCGACGCGGCGAAATGTTTTTCTTCTATTTAATCTGGTATTCAATCGGGCGTTTCTACATCGAAGGCTTGCGTACGGACAGCCTATACTTGATAGGCGATTTGCGCTCGGCACAAGTTGTTTCGATTATCGGTATCGCAGTCGGTATCATTGCCATTGTTTACCGCCGCATGAAAGTAAAAC
- a CDS encoding S9 family peptidase, producing MTKLITKESLFDIQSITNPVLAPNEQEAVFIRTEINKEENNYNAHLFHIDLESGETTQWTYGNERVTNPEWSPDGKKVAFLVKRNEKQQLYILNRRGGEAQEMTTLPNGVNTFLWSPCGEKVWITSTVKKGLDITKEEEKEDSKFPKAYVVDKMKYKADSVGLLKQDRYTQIASVDLATKEVNTFTEGDYSHSLQGISHDGKTLVIGVNRAENTDNVFRTPLYLVDVESKEETVLIDEDGYFGGAEFSFDDRYIAFGGSDHTFRNATHGHVYIYDTDTKTTQKLTDMLDLPVGDYAVADIQQGVSAPSVVWTENNDLYFQVSTEGDIRLYYATLEGALYPASPENEHVYGYAIFKNGNRALMTVSNGTFPGELFDYDITTGERQQLTAFNEKFLQETTLSEPEAISYTSKDGLTVHGWIMKPAQYTEGETYPLIVEVHGGPHTLYANTFFHEMQLLAAKGYGVLYVNPRGSHGYSQEFVDGVRGNYGDGDYEDIMAGVDYALENYAWIDESRLGITGGSYGGFMTNWVVGHTNRFKAAVTQRSISNWISFYGVSDIGYYFSEWQMLADMNDVEKLWHHSPLKYAANVETPLLILHSERDFRCPIEQAEQLYITLKKMGKEVGFVRFPECDHNLSRTGIPNLRLERLEQITGWFEKYL from the coding sequence ATGACAAAGTTAATTACTAAAGAAAGCTTGTTCGATATTCAATCCATTACAAATCCGGTACTTGCGCCAAATGAGCAAGAGGCGGTTTTTATACGAACAGAGATTAATAAAGAAGAAAATAATTACAATGCGCATTTGTTCCATATCGACCTGGAATCAGGTGAAACAACGCAATGGACTTACGGCAATGAGCGAGTGACGAATCCTGAGTGGTCACCGGATGGCAAAAAGGTCGCATTTTTAGTGAAGCGCAATGAAAAACAGCAACTATACATATTAAACCGCCGTGGCGGGGAAGCACAGGAAATGACGACTCTTCCAAATGGCGTCAATACATTTTTATGGAGCCCTTGTGGGGAGAAAGTCTGGATCACAAGTACAGTGAAAAAAGGGCTGGACATTACGAAAGAGGAAGAAAAGGAAGATTCGAAATTCCCGAAAGCCTATGTCGTGGATAAAATGAAATACAAAGCAGACAGTGTCGGGTTATTGAAGCAGGACCGCTATACACAAATTGCTTCTGTTGATTTAGCGACGAAAGAAGTAAATACATTTACAGAAGGCGATTATTCTCATAGCTTACAGGGCATTTCACATGACGGGAAAACATTGGTGATCGGTGTGAACCGTGCAGAAAATACGGATAATGTGTTCCGTACACCGCTTTACCTTGTTGATGTAGAATCGAAAGAAGAAACGGTACTAATTGATGAGGATGGCTACTTTGGTGGAGCTGAGTTTTCATTTGATGACCGTTACATTGCATTTGGCGGTTCGGATCATACATTCAGAAATGCTACACATGGCCATGTTTATATTTATGATACAGATACGAAAACAACTCAAAAGCTGACGGATATGCTGGACTTGCCGGTTGGTGATTATGCGGTTGCAGACATTCAGCAAGGTGTATCAGCGCCATCTGTAGTGTGGACGGAAAACAATGATCTGTATTTCCAAGTATCGACTGAAGGGGATATCCGCTTATATTATGCAACATTGGAGGGGGCACTATATCCTGCGTCACCGGAAAATGAGCATGTATACGGCTATGCGATTTTTAAAAACGGTAACCGTGCATTAATGACGGTATCCAATGGAACATTCCCCGGGGAGCTGTTTGACTATGATATTACAACAGGTGAGCGCCAGCAGTTAACAGCGTTTAACGAAAAGTTTTTACAGGAGACGACGCTGTCTGAACCGGAAGCGATTTCGTATACATCAAAGGACGGTTTAACTGTACATGGCTGGATTATGAAGCCTGCACAGTATACGGAAGGGGAAACATATCCGTTAATTGTTGAAGTGCACGGCGGACCGCATACTTTATATGCGAATACGTTTTTCCATGAGATGCAGCTGTTGGCGGCGAAAGGGTATGGCGTGCTTTACGTAAACCCGCGAGGCAGTCATGGCTACAGTCAGGAGTTTGTTGACGGTGTGCGCGGTAATTATGGTGATGGGGACTATGAAGATATTATGGCCGGTGTTGATTATGCGCTGGAAAACTATGCATGGATCGATGAGTCACGTCTAGGGATTACGGGCGGAAGCTATGGCGGCTTTATGACGAACTGGGTTGTTGGTCATACGAACCGCTTTAAAGCAGCTGTTACCCAACGTTCGATCTCAAACTGGATCAGCTTCTACGGTGTATCGGATATCGGTTATTATTTCTCTGAATGGCAAATGCTCGCAGATATGAACGATGTGGAAAAACTGTGGCACCACTCACCGCTGAAATATGCGGCTAATGTGGAAACACCGCTCCTTATTTTGCATAGTGAACGTGATTTCCGCTGCCCGATCGAGCAGGCAGAGCAACTTTATATTACGCTTAAGAAAATGGGCAAAGAGGTCGGCTTCGTCCGCTTCCCTGAATGTGACCATAACCTGTCACGTACAGGCATCCCGAACTTGCGATTAGAACGACTTGAGCAAATTACAGGATGGTTTGAGAAGTATTTATAA